A single genomic interval of Stenotrophomonas sp. ZAC14D1_NAIMI4_1 harbors:
- a CDS encoding VWA domain-containing protein — translation MSTPDDLSNDTAGQLPTTREQRWRLILGQQADGSCGALPKPLQGIDQALSALYEPEGQGGLNRRGGRGGSAPNVARWLGDIRRYFPSSVVQVMQRDALQRLNLTQMLLEKEMLEQVQPDVHLVANLIGLSQVIPAETKDTARMVVRAVVDDLLRRLEEPMRSAVTGALDRARRNRRPRLAEIDWHRTIRSNLRHWQPELRTVVPQELVGYGRKARKPQREVLLCIDQSGSMAASVVYSSIFGAVMASLPAVSTRLVVFDTEVVDMSEQLDDPVDLLFGVQLGGGTDIHRAVSYCQGLIREPHGAILVLISDLYEGGVEDKLLARAHELVESGVQFIVLLALSDEGTPSYDQQLAGKLAALGVPSFACTPDAFPGLMAAAIRRDDINQWVGANGLLATRGR, via the coding sequence ATGAGCACGCCAGACGACCTGTCCAATGACACAGCGGGCCAGCTGCCCACCACGCGCGAACAGCGCTGGCGGCTGATCCTGGGCCAGCAGGCCGATGGCAGCTGCGGCGCACTGCCCAAGCCCTTGCAGGGCATCGACCAGGCGCTGTCCGCGCTGTACGAACCGGAGGGCCAGGGCGGCCTCAACCGGCGTGGCGGGCGCGGTGGATCGGCGCCGAACGTGGCGCGCTGGCTGGGCGACATCCGCCGCTACTTCCCTTCCTCGGTGGTGCAGGTGATGCAGCGCGATGCCCTGCAGCGGCTCAACCTGACCCAGATGCTGCTGGAGAAGGAAATGCTCGAACAGGTGCAGCCGGACGTGCACCTGGTGGCCAACCTGATCGGCCTGAGCCAGGTCATCCCGGCGGAGACCAAGGACACCGCGCGCATGGTCGTGCGCGCTGTGGTGGACGACCTGCTGCGGCGGCTGGAAGAACCCATGCGTTCGGCGGTGACCGGTGCGCTGGACCGTGCCCGCCGCAACCGCCGGCCGCGCCTGGCCGAGATCGATTGGCACCGCACCATCCGCAGCAACCTGCGGCACTGGCAGCCGGAACTGCGCACGGTGGTGCCACAGGAACTGGTGGGTTACGGGCGCAAGGCGCGCAAGCCGCAGCGCGAGGTGCTGCTGTGTATCGACCAGAGCGGCTCGATGGCGGCCTCGGTGGTGTATTCGAGCATCTTCGGTGCGGTGATGGCCTCGCTGCCGGCAGTGTCCACCCGGCTGGTGGTGTTCGACACCGAAGTGGTGGACATGAGCGAGCAGCTGGACGACCCGGTCGATCTGCTGTTTGGCGTGCAGCTCGGCGGCGGCACCGACATCCATCGCGCGGTGAGCTATTGCCAGGGGCTTATCCGCGAACCACATGGCGCGATCCTCGTGCTGATTTCCGATCTTTACGAAGGCGGAGTGGAGGACAAGCTGCTGGCGCGCGCGCACGAGCTGGTGGAGTCGGGCGTGCAGTTCATCGTGCTGCTGGCGCTGAGCGATGAAGGTACGCCGTCCTACGACCAGCAGCTGGCAGGCAAGCTGGCCGCATTGGGCGTACCCTCGTTCGCCTGCACGCCCGATGCGTTCCCCGGCCTGATGGCCGCGGCCATCCGGCGCGATGACATCAACCAGTGGGTCGGCGCCAATGGCCTGCTGGCGACCCGTGGCCGCTGA
- the smqnr gene encoding SmQnr family pentapeptide repeat protein, with protein MTPAVHHRLRIAGDQYTGQKVVDQQFHECDFSGADLTATEFVNCSFYDAESRTGCRFNGATLKEASFRGCDISMCHFNFIKALGLEISECRAQGADFSNASFMNQITTRTWFCSAFIKKSNLRYANFSRVTLEKCELWENRWDGANLSGASFAGSDLSAGQFEGVDWSSANFTDCDLTGSELGDLDLRVVNLRGARLDVQQVALLMQRIGITVVP; from the coding sequence ATGACCCCCGCTGTCCATCACCGCCTGCGCATTGCCGGCGACCAGTACACCGGCCAGAAAGTGGTCGACCAGCAGTTCCACGAATGTGATTTTTCCGGTGCGGATCTCACTGCCACCGAATTCGTGAACTGCAGCTTCTACGATGCCGAAAGCCGCACCGGCTGCCGTTTCAATGGCGCCACGCTGAAGGAAGCCAGCTTCCGCGGCTGCGACATCAGCATGTGCCACTTCAACTTCATCAAGGCCCTGGGCCTGGAAATCAGCGAGTGCCGTGCGCAGGGCGCGGATTTCAGCAACGCCAGCTTCATGAACCAGATCACCACGCGCACCTGGTTCTGCAGCGCCTTCATCAAGAAATCGAACCTGCGCTACGCCAACTTCTCGCGGGTGACGCTGGAGAAGTGCGAGCTGTGGGAGAACCGTTGGGATGGCGCCAACCTCAGCGGCGCCAGTTTCGCCGGCTCGGATCTGTCGGCCGGGCAGTTCGAGGGTGTCGACTGGAGCAGTGCCAACTTCACCGATTGCGACCTGACCGGTTCGGAACTGGGCGACCTGGACCTGCGCGTGGTCAACCTGCGCGGGGCGCGGCTGGATGTGCAGCAGGTGGCATTGCTGATGCAGCGCATCGGCATCACCGTGGTGCCGTAA
- a CDS encoding class I SAM-dependent methyltransferase, translating to MSTFNDPQAVARYAEGPLRQVPGFLALQQMSQLLLAEHVPREGRVLVLGAGGGLELKTFAEAHPGWQLLGVDPAAPMLALAEQTLGPLMAQVELLEGYIDDAPDVRFDGASCLLTLHFLDAAQRLHTLRELHRRLRPGAPLVVAHHSVPADEAGKRRWLQRYLAFAEASGVNHADAQRTIEVMIERLPLQSPEQEVALLQQAGFDGVELFYAGFSFKGWVAYAG from the coding sequence ATGTCGACCTTCAATGATCCGCAGGCCGTCGCCCGCTACGCCGAGGGCCCGTTGCGGCAGGTGCCGGGCTTCCTCGCCCTGCAGCAGATGAGCCAGCTGCTGCTGGCCGAACATGTGCCCCGCGAGGGACGCGTGCTGGTGCTGGGCGCCGGAGGCGGCCTGGAACTGAAGACCTTCGCTGAAGCCCATCCGGGCTGGCAGCTGCTGGGCGTGGACCCGGCCGCACCGATGCTGGCGCTTGCCGAGCAGACGCTGGGGCCGCTGATGGCGCAGGTCGAGCTGCTGGAAGGCTATATCGACGATGCACCCGACGTGCGTTTTGATGGCGCCAGTTGCCTGCTGACGCTGCACTTCCTCGATGCCGCGCAGCGGCTGCACACGCTGCGCGAGCTGCACCGGCGCCTGCGTCCGGGTGCGCCGCTGGTGGTGGCCCACCACAGCGTACCGGCCGATGAAGCAGGCAAGCGCCGCTGGCTGCAGCGCTACCTGGCCTTCGCCGAGGCGTCCGGGGTGAACCACGCCGATGCCCAGCGCACGATCGAGGTCATGATCGAGCGGCTGCCGCTGCAGTCACCCGAGCAGGAAGTGGCGTTGCTGCAACAGGCCGGCTTCGACGGCGTGGAGCTGTTCTATGCCGGCTTCAGTTTCAAGGGCTGGGTGGCGTACGCCGGGTAA